From one Neovison vison isolate M4711 chromosome 1, ASM_NN_V1, whole genome shotgun sequence genomic stretch:
- the STX11 gene encoding syntaxin-11 isoform X1, translating to MELQEEDEMNEEKEKKIMSQPPGKMKDRLAELVELTKNYDQQFADGDDDFDSPHEDIVFETDHILESLYRDIQDLQNENQLLMTDVKRLGKQNARFLTSMRRLSSIKRDTNSIAKDIKARGENIHRKLRAMKALSEEAEARHGPNSAVARISRAQYSALTRTFQSAMHEYNQAEMKQRANCKIRIQRQLEIMGKDVSGDQIEDMFEQGKWDVFSENLLADVKGARAALNEIESRHRELLRLESRIRDVHELFLQMAVLVEEQADTLNVIELNVEKTLDYTGQAKAQVRKAVQYKKKNPCRTLCCFCCPCLN from the coding sequence GCAAAATGAAGGACCGGCTAGCTGAACTTGTGGAGTTAACCAAGAACTATGACCAGCAGTTCGCAGACGGGGACGATGACTTTGACTCGCCCCACGAGGACATTGTGTTCGAGACGGACCACATACTGGAGTCGTTGTACCGAGACATCCAGGACCTTCAGAACGAAAACCAGCTGCTGATGACCGACGTGAAGCGGCTGGGGAAGCAGAACGCCCGCTTCCTCACGTCCATGCGGCGCCTCAGCAGCATCAAGCGCGACACCAACTCCATCGCCAAGGACATCAAGGCCCGGGGCGAGAACATCCACCGCAAGCTGCGTGCCATGAAGGCGCTGAGCGAGGAGGCCGAGGCCCGGCACGGCCCCAACTCGGCGGTGGCGCGCATCTCGCGGGCGCAGTACAGCGCGCTGACGCGCACCTTCCAGAGCGCCATGCACGAGTACAACCAGGCCGAGATGAAGCAGCGCGCCAACTGCAAGATCCGCATCCAGCGCCAGCTCGAGATCATGGGCAAGGACGTCTCGGGCGACCAGATCGAGGACATGTTCGAGCAGGGCAAGTGGGACGTGTTCTCTGAGAACTTGCTCGCCGACGTGAAGGGCGCGCGGGCGGCCCTCAACGAGATCGAGAGCCGCCACCGCGAGCTGCTGCGTCTGGAGAGCCGCATCCGCGACGTGCATGAGCTCTTCTTGCAGATGGCCGTGCTGGTGGAGGAGCAGGCCGACACCCTCAATGTCATCGAGCTCAACGTGGAGAAGACCCTCGACTACACCGGCCAGGCCAAGGCGCAGGTGCGCAAGGCGGTGCAGTACAAGAAGAAGAACCCCTGCCGGaccctctgctgcttctgctgccccTGCCTCAACTAG
- the STX11 gene encoding syntaxin-11 isoform X2: MKDRLAELVELTKNYDQQFADGDDDFDSPHEDIVFETDHILESLYRDIQDLQNENQLLMTDVKRLGKQNARFLTSMRRLSSIKRDTNSIAKDIKARGENIHRKLRAMKALSEEAEARHGPNSAVARISRAQYSALTRTFQSAMHEYNQAEMKQRANCKIRIQRQLEIMGKDVSGDQIEDMFEQGKWDVFSENLLADVKGARAALNEIESRHRELLRLESRIRDVHELFLQMAVLVEEQADTLNVIELNVEKTLDYTGQAKAQVRKAVQYKKKNPCRTLCCFCCPCLN, translated from the coding sequence ATGAAGGACCGGCTAGCTGAACTTGTGGAGTTAACCAAGAACTATGACCAGCAGTTCGCAGACGGGGACGATGACTTTGACTCGCCCCACGAGGACATTGTGTTCGAGACGGACCACATACTGGAGTCGTTGTACCGAGACATCCAGGACCTTCAGAACGAAAACCAGCTGCTGATGACCGACGTGAAGCGGCTGGGGAAGCAGAACGCCCGCTTCCTCACGTCCATGCGGCGCCTCAGCAGCATCAAGCGCGACACCAACTCCATCGCCAAGGACATCAAGGCCCGGGGCGAGAACATCCACCGCAAGCTGCGTGCCATGAAGGCGCTGAGCGAGGAGGCCGAGGCCCGGCACGGCCCCAACTCGGCGGTGGCGCGCATCTCGCGGGCGCAGTACAGCGCGCTGACGCGCACCTTCCAGAGCGCCATGCACGAGTACAACCAGGCCGAGATGAAGCAGCGCGCCAACTGCAAGATCCGCATCCAGCGCCAGCTCGAGATCATGGGCAAGGACGTCTCGGGCGACCAGATCGAGGACATGTTCGAGCAGGGCAAGTGGGACGTGTTCTCTGAGAACTTGCTCGCCGACGTGAAGGGCGCGCGGGCGGCCCTCAACGAGATCGAGAGCCGCCACCGCGAGCTGCTGCGTCTGGAGAGCCGCATCCGCGACGTGCATGAGCTCTTCTTGCAGATGGCCGTGCTGGTGGAGGAGCAGGCCGACACCCTCAATGTCATCGAGCTCAACGTGGAGAAGACCCTCGACTACACCGGCCAGGCCAAGGCGCAGGTGCGCAAGGCGGTGCAGTACAAGAAGAAGAACCCCTGCCGGaccctctgctgcttctgctgccccTGCCTCAACTAG